From a region of the Latilactobacillus sakei genome:
- a CDS encoding DNA polymerase III subunit delta' codes for MATLTIEQMQPKLVQQFAQIVARGQLAHGYLLAGAQGVGKMQLAQWLALRLFCQQVNEDSQPCYQCPECQRILTGNHPDVVEIKPDGKSIKIADIRYLKQEVAKSGMESSQRLFIIEAAETLTASAANSLLKFLEEPAPNVYAILCTSNKNLMLPTILSRLQVIDLANLPKEMVRQQFEAAQILPAQAQLLSHLTSDLTQAQQLLAEDWLMQVVAKITSWAQKVAQKDLESFVAIQTQLLPLLADRSQQKIALNLIGLWYQDLLNCRYDLAGDLCFSEYRPQLNTISQQMTAAEIVAQTEFVLTAQRTFEQNVSCQNVLESLTLNLIAVA; via the coding sequence TATTTATTAGCCGGTGCACAAGGTGTGGGTAAAATGCAATTAGCACAATGGTTGGCACTGCGTCTTTTTTGCCAACAGGTCAATGAAGACAGCCAACCGTGCTATCAATGTCCTGAGTGTCAGCGGATTTTAACCGGGAATCATCCCGACGTTGTCGAAATAAAACCCGACGGTAAGAGCATTAAAATTGCTGATATTCGTTATTTGAAGCAAGAAGTTGCTAAGAGTGGGATGGAATCGAGTCAGCGGCTTTTCATTATTGAAGCGGCAGAGACATTGACGGCTAGCGCGGCCAATAGTTTATTGAAATTTTTGGAAGAACCGGCCCCAAACGTCTATGCGATTTTATGTACCAGCAATAAGAATCTGATGTTACCGACGATTTTGTCGCGGCTTCAAGTGATTGATTTAGCTAATCTGCCGAAGGAAATGGTCCGGCAACAATTTGAAGCAGCCCAGATTTTACCAGCGCAGGCACAGCTATTGAGTCACTTGACGAGTGATTTAACGCAGGCGCAACAATTATTGGCTGAAGACTGGCTAATGCAAGTCGTTGCTAAAATTACGAGTTGGGCCCAAAAAGTCGCTCAAAAGGACTTAGAGAGTTTCGTAGCCATTCAAACGCAACTATTACCATTATTGGCGGATCGGTCTCAACAAAAGATTGCCTTAAATTTAATCGGTTTGTGGTATCAAGATCTTTTAAACTGCCGGTATGATTTGGCGGGGGATCTTTGTTTTAGTGAGTATCGTCCGCAGTTAAATACCATTAGTCAACAAATGACCGCAGCGGAGATTGTGGCGCAAACAGAATTCGTTTTAACGGCCCAACGCACGTTTGAACAAAATGTGAGTTGCCAAAACGTCTTAGAGAGTTTAACGTTAAATTTAATCGCAGTAGCATAG
- a CDS encoding initiation-control protein YabA has protein sequence MSKTDLYEQLLTIEQQAKLTFDGITEMKAVLSKVLEENAELEIENKHLREHLQELQQTTEETDTKDLSQGLSKSKQNLQNLYEEGFHICPYFYGSRRENDEPCAFCNDVIYGERTAD, from the coding sequence TTGAGTAAAACAGACTTATACGAACAATTATTAACTATTGAGCAGCAGGCCAAGTTAACGTTTGACGGCATCACTGAAATGAAGGCAGTTTTATCTAAAGTTCTGGAAGAAAATGCAGAATTAGAGATTGAAAATAAACACCTCAGAGAACACCTTCAGGAATTACAACAAACAACTGAGGAAACTGACACCAAAGATTTATCGCAAGGTTTGTCTAAGTCTAAACAAAATTTACAGAATCTGTATGAAGAAGGCTTTCATATCTGTCCTTATTTCTATGGCTCGCGACGTGAAAACGACGAACCATGCGCCTTTTGTAACGACGTTATTTATGGTGAACGGACAGCTGATTAA
- the rsmI gene encoding 16S rRNA (cytidine(1402)-2'-O)-methyltransferase translates to MQTQSSFKTTTQGTLYLVPTPIGNLGDMTYRAIETLKNVQLIAAEDTRNTQKLLNHFEIETKQISFHEHNTQQRIETLIEKLAAGDDIAQVSDAGMPSISDPGHELVKACIEANIAVVPLPGANAGITALIASGITPQPFTFFGFLPRKGKELTETVAQLALKPETTIFYEAPHRLKKTLQALINGFGGERQVTLGRELTKKFEEFIRGDLQEALTWATDNDMRGEFVIIVAGNPTPQNLSVVATDPTLSLSEQVEAQIQQGASPNVAIKTVAKANDLKKQVVYKAYHDLTE, encoded by the coding sequence ATGCAAACACAATCTAGTTTTAAAACAACCACTCAAGGGACGCTCTATTTGGTGCCAACGCCAATCGGTAATTTGGGTGATATGACGTATCGCGCAATTGAGACGTTAAAAAACGTTCAGTTAATTGCGGCTGAAGATACACGCAATACGCAAAAATTATTGAACCACTTTGAAATTGAAACCAAACAAATTAGTTTCCACGAACATAATACGCAACAACGGATTGAAACGTTGATTGAAAAATTGGCAGCAGGCGACGATATTGCCCAAGTTAGTGATGCGGGGATGCCATCGATTAGCGATCCGGGTCATGAATTGGTCAAAGCTTGTATCGAAGCCAATATCGCAGTCGTACCACTACCAGGCGCAAATGCTGGGATTACGGCGTTAATTGCTTCCGGGATTACACCGCAACCCTTTACGTTCTTTGGCTTTTTACCACGCAAAGGTAAAGAATTAACGGAAACGGTCGCGCAATTAGCTTTAAAGCCGGAAACAACTATCTTTTACGAAGCGCCTCATCGTTTAAAAAAGACGTTACAAGCATTGATTAACGGTTTTGGTGGCGAGCGCCAAGTGACTTTAGGCCGAGAATTGACGAAGAAGTTTGAAGAATTTATTCGCGGTGATTTACAAGAAGCCTTAACTTGGGCAACTGATAATGACATGCGCGGTGAATTTGTGATTATCGTAGCAGGCAACCCCACGCCTCAAAACCTAAGTGTGGTGGCAACTGATCCGACTTTATCACTATCAGAACAAGTCGAAGCTCAAATTCAACAAGGGGCTAGTCCCAATGTTGCCATTAAAACGGTCGCTAAGGCCAATGACTTGAAGAAACAGGTGGTCTACAAGGCGTACCACGATTTAACAGAATAG
- a CDS encoding acyl-ACP thioesterase, with translation MAGKQYTEEYRIPYFETDIKGELTLASLVNVLILASEHQLNDLNVGEETMHSLNLGWVVTQYQMTINRMPKVDEKVRIVTEAESYNRYFCYRNFWLYDEAGHECVFVQSIFVMMSYETRSMVPVVPEIMAPFESMAIKGSKRFLRIKKLDPEKAAQKEYRVRYFDIDGNQHVNNVHYFEWMLDALDYDFLMDHRVTSVNIRYGHEIQYGQMTQSQVEQVMVDDIMTTRHKVAVGDLSAAEAEITWTKR, from the coding sequence ATGGCAGGCAAGCAGTATACAGAGGAATACCGAATTCCGTATTTTGAAACGGATATTAAAGGCGAGTTAACTTTGGCATCTTTAGTCAACGTTTTAATTTTGGCCTCAGAACACCAACTCAATGACCTCAATGTCGGTGAAGAAACAATGCACAGCTTAAATCTTGGCTGGGTTGTCACACAATATCAAATGACGATTAACCGGATGCCCAAAGTGGATGAAAAGGTCCGAATTGTGACCGAAGCAGAGAGTTATAATCGTTATTTCTGTTATCGGAATTTTTGGCTGTATGATGAAGCAGGCCACGAGTGTGTCTTTGTTCAAAGTATTTTCGTGATGATGTCTTATGAAACGCGTAGTATGGTGCCCGTCGTTCCAGAAATTATGGCACCATTTGAATCAATGGCGATCAAAGGCAGCAAACGATTCCTTCGGATTAAGAAGCTAGACCCAGAAAAAGCGGCGCAAAAAGAATACCGCGTGCGTTATTTTGATATTGATGGCAATCAACACGTCAACAACGTCCATTATTTTGAATGGATGTTAGACGCCTTGGATTATGATTTCTTGATGGATCATCGGGTGACAAGTGTTAATATCCGTTACGGCCACGAAATCCAATACGGTCAAATGACACAAAGCCAGGTCGAACAAGTGATGGTGGATGATATAATGACGACACGTCATAAAGTCGCTGTAGGTGACTTGAGTGCAGCAGAAGCTGAAATAACATGGACTAAAAGATAA
- a CDS encoding L-asparaginase, whose translation MKKILVLHTGGTIAMSADQDGAVAPTGQNPMAGFEKLFDNQLTIISEEFTNLPSPHITPAVMLALKNRIQAAEATGIDGVVITHGTDTLEETAYFLDLTLPNNVPIVITGAMRSSNEIGSDGLHNLISAVWTAASDDAHDKGVLVVMNDEIHTARYVTKTHTTNVATFRTPTFGPIGLVSKHDANFFQELIRSEICDIQELVEPVFLLKAYAGMDGTLFEAINQPTTKGLVIEALGAGNLPPATLPAIQALLDRNIPVVLVSRCFNGIAEDVYDYDGGGVKLKKMGITFCQGLNGPKARLKLQVGLSAGKTGEDLVNFVSNAVS comes from the coding sequence ATGAAAAAAATCCTCGTCTTGCACACTGGCGGTACAATCGCCATGTCCGCTGATCAAGACGGTGCAGTCGCACCAACTGGTCAAAATCCAATGGCCGGTTTTGAAAAATTATTCGATAACCAACTCACAATTATCAGTGAAGAATTTACGAATCTCCCTTCACCACACATTACACCAGCCGTGATGTTAGCGCTCAAAAATCGCATTCAAGCAGCTGAAGCAACTGGTATCGATGGGGTCGTCATCACTCACGGGACCGATACCCTTGAAGAAACAGCCTACTTCTTAGACCTGACCTTGCCTAACAACGTGCCAATTGTCATCACCGGTGCGATGCGTTCTTCTAATGAAATCGGCTCAGACGGTCTCCATAACTTAATCAGTGCCGTTTGGACCGCTGCTTCTGACGATGCCCACGATAAGGGTGTTTTAGTCGTCATGAACGATGAAATTCACACCGCTCGTTATGTAACCAAGACGCACACGACAAATGTCGCTACTTTTAGAACACCAACTTTTGGCCCAATTGGTTTGGTCAGCAAGCACGATGCAAATTTCTTCCAAGAATTAATTCGTTCTGAAATCTGCGATATTCAAGAATTGGTTGAACCGGTCTTCTTATTAAAAGCTTATGCCGGCATGGACGGGACGCTTTTTGAAGCCATCAATCAACCAACCACTAAGGGGCTTGTAATCGAGGCCCTTGGTGCTGGCAACTTACCACCCGCAACACTGCCTGCTATCCAAGCCTTACTAGACCGCAACATCCCGGTTGTGCTCGTATCACGTTGTTTCAACGGGATTGCCGAAGACGTCTACGACTACGATGGTGGTGGCGTTAAATTGAAAAAAATGGGGATTACTTTCTGCCAAGGCTTAAACGGCCCCAAAGCGCGCTTGAAACTTCAAGTTGGCTTAAGTGCTGGTAAAACAGGCGAAGACCTCGTGAACTTCGTCAGCAATGCCGTTTCATAA
- a CDS encoding folate family ECF transporter S component has product MVNQDRLFGVKLDTRRIVLLAVLIALQLVIARFAISLTIYRISFGFIVTALMGWWFGPVWAGLAAVLGDLINSLMIGVPGGYFPGFTLSAFLGAFIYGCFFYRQKITWLRVILAVLTVVVVVNLGLNSWWVSILSQTPISVHFATRAVGEAATMVIHPIVIYLVMHFEPIVRLKDRIQ; this is encoded by the coding sequence ATGGTTAATCAAGATCGGTTATTTGGTGTGAAGTTAGATACCAGACGCATTGTATTACTGGCGGTTTTAATCGCTTTACAATTAGTGATTGCGCGCTTTGCGATTTCACTAACGATTTACAGAATTAGTTTTGGGTTTATCGTCACCGCTTTAATGGGTTGGTGGTTTGGGCCAGTTTGGGCGGGCTTAGCGGCCGTCCTTGGCGATCTGATCAATAGTTTGATGATTGGTGTCCCGGGTGGTTATTTCCCCGGATTCACGTTATCAGCCTTCTTAGGGGCTTTCATTTACGGCTGTTTCTTCTACCGACAAAAGATTACGTGGTTACGCGTGATTTTAGCGGTATTAACGGTGGTGGTTGTCGTTAATCTCGGTCTAAATTCATGGTGGGTCTCGATTTTAAGTCAAACCCCAATCAGTGTCCATTTTGCCACCCGAGCGGTGGGTGAAGCCGCCACAATGGTCATTCATCCGATTGTGATTTACCTCGTGATGCATTTTGAACCAATTGTTCGTTTGAAAGACAGAATTCAATAA
- a CDS encoding XRE family transcriptional regulator, with the protein MIKQIGNLIRTKRLDQKMTIEQLAEKAELSASFIAKFERNDQNNISIQALEKIVNALNMKLGDLFMYEGISDTTTLELIGYLSRLSETDQQELSAAILKMIKISQKNSK; encoded by the coding sequence ATGATTAAACAAATAGGCAATTTAATCCGTACTAAACGGTTGGACCAAAAAATGACAATTGAACAACTGGCTGAAAAAGCAGAATTATCAGCCAGTTTTATCGCTAAGTTTGAACGAAATGATCAGAATAATATTTCGATACAAGCACTTGAAAAAATCGTGAATGCTTTAAACATGAAGTTGGGTGATTTATTCATGTACGAGGGTATCAGCGACACAACAACTTTAGAATTAATCGGTTATCTCTCTCGCTTAAGCGAAACAGATCAACAAGAATTAAGTGCGGCAATTCTAAAAATGATAAAAATTAGTCAAAAAAATAGTAAATAG
- the tsaB gene encoding tRNA (adenosine(37)-N6)-threonylcarbamoyltransferase complex dimerization subunit type 1 TsaB: MKLLAMDTSNQAVSVALLEDQQILGEMTVNIRQTHSQTLLPMIDQLLKQTKTSIEAIDRFVVAQGPGSYTGLRIAVTTAKSFAWTMAKELVGISSLALLAGNVQETTALIVPLFDARRDNVFAGVYQWQDQHLQNVVADQHLALTDLLAQVALLNEPVYFVGGDVQRFNAQIKATLGSQAHFVDANHNLPHAAVLGQLGAKAEPVADIHGFGPHYLRKTEAEVNWGKTHDDQGSAAYVEQV, encoded by the coding sequence ATGAAGCTATTGGCAATGGATACCTCGAATCAAGCGGTGAGTGTGGCGCTACTTGAAGACCAACAAATATTAGGCGAAATGACCGTCAATATTCGGCAAACCCACAGTCAAACATTGTTACCAATGATTGATCAACTTTTAAAACAAACTAAGACATCGATTGAAGCAATTGACCGGTTTGTAGTCGCACAAGGGCCTGGTTCATATACTGGCTTGCGGATTGCGGTCACAACGGCCAAGTCTTTTGCCTGGACAATGGCCAAGGAATTAGTCGGGATTTCCAGTTTGGCGCTCTTAGCGGGGAATGTTCAAGAAACAACCGCTTTGATTGTGCCGCTATTTGATGCGCGTCGGGATAATGTTTTTGCCGGTGTTTATCAATGGCAAGACCAGCACTTACAAAACGTGGTCGCTGATCAACATTTGGCACTAACTGACTTATTAGCACAAGTGGCATTATTAAATGAACCCGTCTATTTTGTTGGCGGTGACGTACAACGGTTTAACGCACAGATTAAAGCCACTTTGGGTAGTCAGGCCCATTTTGTCGATGCTAACCATAACTTGCCACACGCAGCTGTTCTAGGCCAATTGGGGGCTAAGGCTGAACCAGTTGCTGACATCCATGGCTTTGGCCCACATTATCTCAGAAAGACAGAAGCAGAGGTCAATTGGGGTAAGACACATGACGATCAAGGATCGGCAGCTTATGTGGAACAAGTTTAG
- the rimI gene encoding ribosomal-protein-alanine N-acetyltransferase — translation MIDNQSFYLARASQSDIPALIDIERSVYGGKTPWDRWAFASELSKRRTSIYLVLCQGSEVVAFVGAWFSTNEAHITNIAVRPSFQKKGIGHFLVHEVVALARDYPSQKITLEVRTGNTGAQSVYRRMGFKVVKTRRNYYVQEKEDAFSMCRILSQ, via the coding sequence ATGATTGATAATCAATCGTTTTACTTGGCGCGTGCTAGCCAAAGCGATATTCCAGCCTTGATTGATATTGAACGCTCGGTCTATGGCGGTAAAACACCCTGGGATCGCTGGGCCTTTGCTAGTGAACTCAGCAAGCGCCGGACATCGATTTATTTAGTATTATGTCAAGGTTCAGAAGTGGTCGCGTTTGTCGGGGCTTGGTTTTCGACTAATGAGGCCCATATCACGAATATTGCGGTCCGTCCCAGCTTTCAAAAAAAGGGGATTGGCCACTTTTTAGTCCATGAAGTGGTTGCACTTGCGCGGGATTATCCAAGCCAAAAAATTACCCTTGAGGTCCGCACTGGTAATACCGGCGCTCAATCGGTTTATCGACGGATGGGGTTTAAGGTGGTTAAAACCAGACGTAATTATTATGTTCAGGAAAAAGAAGATGCATTCAGTATGTGCCGCATACTGAGTCAATAG
- the tsaD gene encoding tRNA (adenosine(37)-N6)-threonylcarbamoyltransferase complex transferase subunit TsaD, with protein sequence MTEKKELILAFESSCDETSVAVIENGQRILSNVIATQIKSHQRFGGVVPEVASRHHVEQITLCTQEALEQAGVSYADLTAVAVTYGPGLVGALLIGVTAAKAIAYAHHLPLVPVNHMAGHIYAARFVKPLEYPLLALLVSGGHTELVYMPAAGQFEIIGDTRDDAAGEAYDKIGRVLGVPYPAGKEIDRLAHLGQDTFNFPRAMLKEDNLDFSFSGLKSAFINTVHHADQIGETLDQADLAASFQASVVEVLVTKTLRAAQALKVKQLVVAGGVAANQGLREGLAAGIESAGLDLDLIMPPLRLCGDNGAMIGAAAHIALAQNTLADLDLNAVPSLDFPYQNEL encoded by the coding sequence ATGACGGAGAAAAAAGAATTAATTTTAGCCTTTGAATCAAGTTGTGATGAAACGAGTGTGGCGGTGATTGAAAATGGCCAACGCATCTTAAGCAATGTCATTGCAACGCAGATTAAGAGTCACCAACGCTTTGGTGGAGTAGTGCCAGAAGTCGCTAGCCGCCATCATGTTGAACAAATCACACTTTGTACACAAGAAGCACTGGAACAAGCCGGTGTGTCTTATGCTGATTTAACAGCGGTCGCGGTTACTTACGGTCCCGGATTAGTTGGCGCTTTGTTAATTGGGGTCACAGCGGCCAAAGCAATCGCCTATGCGCATCATTTACCACTTGTACCGGTCAATCATATGGCCGGGCACATTTATGCGGCTCGCTTTGTTAAACCGCTCGAATACCCCTTGTTAGCCCTCTTGGTTTCAGGTGGTCATACAGAATTGGTTTATATGCCTGCTGCGGGTCAGTTTGAAATCATCGGAGATACACGGGATGATGCAGCTGGCGAAGCCTACGATAAGATTGGTCGGGTCTTAGGTGTGCCATATCCAGCGGGTAAGGAAATTGATCGGCTTGCACATTTAGGCCAAGATACGTTTAATTTTCCCCGTGCAATGTTGAAAGAAGATAACTTGGACTTCAGTTTTAGTGGTCTCAAGAGTGCTTTTATCAATACGGTTCACCATGCTGATCAAATCGGCGAAACATTGGATCAAGCGGATTTAGCGGCGAGCTTCCAAGCAAGTGTTGTGGAAGTGTTAGTGACTAAAACCCTCCGCGCAGCTCAAGCACTAAAGGTTAAACAACTAGTTGTTGCCGGCGGGGTTGCGGCCAACCAAGGTCTGCGAGAAGGTTTAGCCGCTGGGATTGAATCAGCAGGATTAGACCTTGATTTAATCATGCCACCACTACGCTTATGTGGCGATAACGGCGCGATGATTGGCGCTGCTGCGCACATTGCGCTTGCGCAAAATACGTTGGCCGATTTAGATTTAAACGCCGTCCCTAGTTTGGACTTTCCATATCAAAACGAACTTTAA
- a CDS encoding PTS sugar transporter subunit IIB — translation MAEKTIMLCCAAGMSTSLLVSKMQKAAEAQGIDAEIFATGASDADNQLENKKIDCVLLGPQVRFMEGQFKEKLAPKGIGVEVIDMKAYGMMDGETVLKQALALID, via the coding sequence ATGGCAGAAAAAACAATCATGTTATGTTGTGCAGCCGGTATGTCAACTAGCTTGCTCGTTTCAAAAATGCAAAAAGCAGCAGAAGCGCAAGGTATCGATGCAGAAATTTTTGCAACTGGTGCCTCAGATGCAGACAACCAATTAGAAAACAAAAAAATTGATTGCGTCTTATTAGGCCCTCAAGTACGCTTTATGGAAGGTCAATTTAAAGAAAAATTGGCACCTAAAGGGATTGGTGTTGAAGTGATCGATATGAAAGCCTACGGGATGATGGATGGCGAGACTGTCTTGAAACAAGCGTTAGCATTAATCGATTAA
- a CDS encoding YccF domain-containing protein, which translates to MSLLGTIIWWIFGGLVSAVGWFLAGLVWCVTIVGIPVGLQCFKIGGLTLMPFNARIVANGGAGSFVLNIIWFIFGGFILWANHIFWGLLLTITIVGIPFAHQHFKLASLSLSPFGKQIVD; encoded by the coding sequence ATGAGTCTTTTAGGGACGATTATTTGGTGGATTTTCGGTGGTTTAGTGAGCGCGGTTGGTTGGTTTTTGGCGGGCTTAGTATGGTGTGTCACCATTGTCGGGATTCCAGTAGGGCTACAATGTTTTAAAATTGGTGGGCTGACGTTAATGCCGTTTAATGCTAGAATTGTTGCGAATGGCGGGGCCGGATCATTTGTATTAAATATTATTTGGTTTATCTTTGGGGGCTTCATTTTATGGGCTAACCATATTTTTTGGGGTTTATTATTAACGATTACAATCGTTGGGATCCCATTTGCGCACCAACATTTTAAATTGGCGAGTTTATCATTGAGTCCATTTGGGAAACAAATTGTTGACTAA
- a CDS encoding multidrug ABC transporter ATP-binding protein translates to MILLQVQQVARHFGGDYLFKNAQLEVQDHARVALVGPNGAGKSTLLKMIAGITTPDDGQIILGKNVQVGYLAQDSGLSSERTIYDEMLTIFEGLRQMEAQMHTLEQAIADPDANRSDEDYQALLKQYDQLQHDFSEANGYGYEAEIRGVLHGFQFPEETFTKPISTLSGGERSRLALAKLLLEKKDVLILDEPTNHLDIQTLTWLENYLQTYPGALLTVSHDRYFLDKITKEVYDMSRHTLTHYTGNYSHFLTQKSANLSLEWKAYEKQQAEIEKLQTFVDKNLVRASTTKQAQSRRRQLEKMDKLERPTNDASKIHFHFDIDQPSGNEVLQVVDAAVGYSADKVMVEPINFEVNKQERLAIIGPNGIGKSTLLKSILHQIPFLKGHERLGSNVSIGYYDQEQRNLHANKTVLNELWDEHRTTPEKEIRTLLGSFLFTGDDVLKVVSQLSGGEKARLLLTKLAMNHDNFLIMDEPTNHLDIDSKEVLEQALREFDGTVLFISHDRYFINQVATGIIELSTTNGSKRYLGDYDYYLAKKAEEEAFAQAAEVPAEVSAQPVTAQDNYKASKETQRAQRKLEREVTALEEQMATLEEQATAIQEQMTQADVITKPLVLQELQQDLEKVQADLAQTEADWEEQALALEEFTN, encoded by the coding sequence GTGATATTATTACAGGTTCAACAAGTTGCCCGTCACTTTGGCGGTGATTACTTATTTAAAAATGCACAATTAGAAGTGCAAGATCACGCCCGCGTCGCCTTAGTTGGCCCTAACGGTGCTGGTAAATCAACACTCTTAAAAATGATTGCCGGCATTACGACGCCTGATGACGGTCAAATTATTTTGGGTAAAAATGTGCAAGTCGGCTATTTAGCCCAAGATAGTGGCTTAAGTTCTGAACGAACCATCTATGACGAGATGCTAACGATTTTTGAAGGTCTTCGCCAAATGGAAGCGCAGATGCATACACTAGAGCAAGCAATTGCTGATCCAGATGCTAATCGTTCAGATGAAGACTACCAAGCCCTCTTAAAACAATACGACCAGCTTCAACACGACTTCTCTGAAGCCAACGGTTATGGTTACGAAGCTGAAATTCGCGGTGTCCTGCACGGTTTTCAATTCCCAGAAGAAACTTTCACCAAACCGATTAGCACGTTATCTGGTGGTGAACGGTCCCGCTTAGCGCTGGCCAAACTATTACTTGAGAAAAAAGATGTCTTAATCTTGGATGAACCAACTAACCATTTAGACATCCAAACCTTAACCTGGCTCGAAAACTATCTTCAAACCTATCCCGGCGCACTTTTAACCGTTTCTCATGACCGCTACTTCTTAGACAAGATTACTAAAGAAGTTTACGATATGAGTCGCCACACACTAACGCACTACACCGGCAATTACAGTCACTTCTTGACGCAAAAATCAGCCAACCTATCACTCGAATGGAAGGCTTATGAAAAACAACAAGCCGAAATTGAAAAACTCCAAACGTTCGTCGACAAAAACTTAGTCCGGGCCAGCACGACTAAGCAAGCTCAAAGTCGCCGGCGTCAACTTGAAAAGATGGATAAATTAGAACGTCCTACCAACGACGCGTCTAAAATCCACTTCCATTTTGATATCGATCAACCAAGTGGCAACGAAGTCTTGCAAGTCGTTGACGCGGCCGTTGGTTATTCAGCCGACAAAGTAATGGTCGAACCGATTAACTTTGAAGTCAACAAGCAAGAACGCTTAGCGATTATCGGACCGAATGGGATTGGTAAATCAACGCTTTTAAAGAGTATCCTCCATCAAATCCCATTCTTAAAAGGACATGAACGTCTTGGTAGCAATGTTTCGATCGGTTATTATGACCAAGAACAACGCAACCTCCACGCTAACAAAACAGTCCTCAATGAATTATGGGATGAACATCGCACCACCCCTGAAAAAGAAATCCGGACACTTTTGGGCAGTTTCTTATTCACCGGCGACGATGTTTTAAAAGTCGTTTCACAATTAAGTGGTGGCGAAAAAGCCCGGCTGTTACTAACTAAGTTAGCCATGAACCATGATAATTTCTTGATTATGGATGAACCGACTAACCATTTAGACATCGATAGTAAGGAAGTTTTAGAACAAGCCTTACGCGAATTCGATGGGACCGTCCTCTTCATCTCCCATGACCGATATTTTATCAACCAAGTCGCTACTGGCATCATTGAACTGTCAACAACCAACGGCAGCAAGCGCTACTTAGGCGACTATGATTACTATCTCGCAAAAAAAGCTGAAGAAGAAGCCTTTGCACAAGCGGCTGAGGTACCAGCTGAAGTCAGTGCCCAGCCTGTTACTGCCCAAGATAACTACAAAGCTAGCAAGGAAACACAACGAGCACAACGGAAGTTAGAACGGGAAGTTACAGCTTTAGAAGAACAAATGGCAACCCTTGAAGAACAGGCAACCGCCATCCAAGAACAAATGACGCAAGCCGATGTTATCACCAAGCCACTAGTCTTGCAGGAATTACAACAGGATTTAGAAAAAGTACAAGCAGATCTGGCCCAAACAGAAGCTGATTGGGAAGAACAAGCACTAGCACTTGAAGAATTCACTAATTAA
- a CDS encoding redox-sensing transcriptional repressor Rex, giving the protein MAENKIPRATAKRLPLYYRYLNFLNNSGKTKISSTELSEAVKVDSATIRRDFSYFGALGKRGYGYDVESLLSFFKKTLNQDRLTNVALIGIGNLGHALLNYNFRQTNNIRISAAFDVKPELIGTIQTGVPVYSMDEMVEQLKLQQIEIVILTVPIEVAQKVTDELVDAGIKGIMNFTPIRISVPNTIRIQNVDLAKELQTLIYFLDNYNTEEAPK; this is encoded by the coding sequence ATGGCTGAAAATAAAATTCCAAGAGCCACAGCGAAGCGTTTACCTTTATATTATCGTTATCTAAATTTTTTAAACAATTCGGGTAAGACCAAGATTTCATCAACTGAACTATCTGAAGCGGTTAAAGTAGATAGTGCGACAATTCGCCGAGATTTCTCATATTTCGGTGCGCTTGGTAAACGGGGTTATGGCTATGATGTTGAATCACTCTTGAGTTTCTTCAAGAAAACGTTGAATCAAGATCGCTTAACGAATGTTGCTTTAATTGGTATTGGTAATTTAGGGCATGCTTTGTTAAATTATAATTTTAGACAAACAAATAATATTCGGATTAGCGCTGCTTTTGATGTTAAACCTGAATTAATTGGCACAATCCAAACAGGTGTACCGGTATATTCAATGGACGAAATGGTGGAGCAATTAAAGCTACAGCAAATCGAAATCGTTATCTTAACGGTCCCAATTGAAGTTGCTCAAAAAGTAACGGATGAATTGGTTGATGCAGGTATTAAGGGTATCATGAACTTTACCCCAATTCGGATTTCAGTCCCAAATACCATTCGGATTCAAAATGTTGATTTAGCAAAAGAGTTACAAACGTTAATTTATTTCCTTGATAATTATAATACAGAAGAAGCACCAAAATAA